A window of the Verrucomicrobiia bacterium genome harbors these coding sequences:
- a CDS encoding periplasmic heavy metal sensor — protein sequence MNRPGLQFSAFLVLVIATLVVSFQATDRWGASRVSTDELAWLTDDFGLQGEGLEKARDLHRRHREATRELVSQIRSAEREVHALAHDPSRDGGPALADAIRHLDGLRAEMQVAVLHHVRTIRPLLDPALQDRYVREVERHILGLNPDASYLASNHASARVP from the coding sequence GTGAACCGCCCCGGCCTACAGTTTTCTGCCTTCCTCGTCCTGGTGATCGCCACCCTGGTGGTCTCCTTTCAGGCGACGGACCGTTGGGGGGCATCCCGCGTGTCCACGGACGAACTCGCCTGGCTGACCGACGATTTCGGATTGCAGGGCGAGGGGCTCGAAAAGGCCCGCGACCTGCACCGGCGTCATCGCGAGGCGACGCGCGAACTGGTGTCCCAGATCCGGAGTGCCGAGCGCGAGGTGCATGCGCTCGCACACGACCCCTCCAGGGATGGCGGGCCGGCGCTTGCGGACGCCATCCGTCATCTTGATGGACTCCGCGCCGAAATGCAGGTCGCGGTTCTCCATCACGTCCGAACCATCCGCCCCCTCCTGGATCCGGCGCTCCAGGATCGCTACGTGCGGGAGGTGGAGCGGCACATTCTTGGCCTGAATCCCGACGCCTCCTATCTTGCCTCCAATCATGCCAGCGCACGAGTTCCGTAA
- the nth gene encoding endonuclease III codes for MPRETRIQRRERADRIRGVLRATYPDAHCELVFRTPLELLVATILSAQCADRQVNRVTPGLFRRFPNAEAYATAPVEDIAAEIRTLGLFRNKARNLREACRALVRHHDGEVPTTLEALTALAGVGRKTANVVLGNAFGIASGIVVDTHVARLAGRLRLATGKRPEHIEQELIPLVPREEWTDFSHQLIWHGRRRCFARRPDCGACELRALCPSMGRMSGS; via the coding sequence GTGCCGCGTGAAACTCGAATTCAGCGCCGCGAGCGGGCGGATCGCATCCGGGGGGTGCTTCGCGCCACCTATCCCGACGCCCATTGCGAACTGGTCTTTCGAACGCCCCTCGAGCTGCTCGTGGCCACGATCCTCTCCGCCCAGTGCGCCGACCGTCAGGTCAACCGGGTGACGCCGGGGCTGTTCCGGAGGTTTCCCAACGCGGAAGCCTACGCCACGGCCCCGGTGGAGGACATCGCGGCGGAGATCCGGACCCTCGGGCTGTTTCGCAACAAGGCGAGGAACCTCCGCGAGGCCTGCCGGGCGCTCGTCCGCCATCACGACGGAGAGGTCCCGACGACCCTGGAAGCCCTCACGGCACTCGCGGGGGTCGGGCGCAAGACCGCGAATGTGGTGCTCGGAAACGCCTTTGGCATCGCATCCGGCATCGTGGTGGACACCCATGTGGCGCGCCTGGCCGGACGCCTCCGTCTCGCGACCGGAAAACGACCGGAGCACATTGAACAGGAGCTGATCCCGCTGGTGCCCCGGGAGGAATGGACGGACTTCAGCCACCAGTTAATCTGGCACGGACGCCGCCGCTGTTTCGCGAGACGCCCGGATTGTGGCGCATGCGAACTCCGGGCCCTCTGCCCGTCCATGGGGCGTATGTCCGGGAGTTGA
- a CDS encoding Gfo/Idh/MocA family oxidoreductase, whose amino-acid sequence MKQILGKWVCLVASGGCLMSAELRLGMVGLDTSHVTAFTEILNDPAARGHVSGAKVVAGFKGGSPDIESSWSRVDGYTQTLQDRYGVTIYDSIPELCRHVDAVLIESVDGRPHLEQARAVIAARKPLYVDKPMAGTLADVKEIFRLAAEAGVPVFSASSLRFATNTLAARAGAIGTVTNAVASSPAHLEKTHPDLFWYGIHGVEALYTVMGTGCERVRRGTNASGGIEVVGTWKGGRTGTFTEGQGYSGMAHGTGGSLPVGSYDGYAPLVAAIVKFFQTGIAPVAPDETLEIFTFMEAADESRRRGGAEVRLDEVR is encoded by the coding sequence ATGAAGCAGATTCTGGGGAAGTGGGTGTGTCTCGTGGCGTCCGGCGGTTGCCTGATGTCGGCGGAGTTGCGACTCGGAATGGTCGGGCTCGACACCTCCCATGTGACCGCGTTCACCGAGATCCTGAACGACCCGGCCGCCAGGGGGCATGTGTCCGGGGCGAAGGTCGTTGCCGGATTCAAGGGCGGCAGCCCGGACATTGAATCCAGCTGGAGCCGTGTGGACGGCTACACGCAGACGCTTCAGGACCGCTACGGGGTCACGATCTACGACTCGATCCCGGAGCTGTGCCGCCACGTGGATGCGGTGCTCATCGAGAGCGTGGATGGACGTCCGCATCTCGAGCAGGCGCGTGCGGTCATTGCCGCGCGCAAGCCGTTGTATGTGGACAAGCCCATGGCCGGCACGCTGGCCGACGTGAAGGAGATCTTCCGGCTTGCCGCCGAGGCCGGTGTGCCGGTGTTCAGCGCCTCGTCGCTCCGCTTCGCGACCAACACCCTGGCCGCACGGGCCGGGGCGATCGGCACCGTGACCAACGCCGTCGCTTCGAGCCCGGCCCACCTTGAGAAAACGCACCCGGACCTCTTCTGGTACGGGATCCACGGCGTGGAGGCCCTGTATACCGTCATGGGGACCGGATGCGAGCGGGTGCGCCGCGGCACGAATGCCTCCGGAGGAATCGAGGTGGTGGGGACGTGGAAGGGGGGGCGCACCGGGACCTTCACCGAGGGCCAGGGCTATTCCGGCATGGCCCACGGCACCGGCGGCAGTCTCCCGGTGGGCTCCTATGACGGCTATGCACCGCTGGTTGCTGCCATCGTGAAATTCTTCCAGACCGGCATCGCGCCGGTGGCGCCTGACGAGACCCTTGAGATTTTCACCTTCATGGAGGCCGCAGACGAGAGCAGGCGGCGCGGCGGCGCCGAGGTCCGGCTGGACGAAGTGCGCTAA
- a CDS encoding sugar phosphate isomerase/epimerase — MNTARRHFLQTAATATGAALMSAGARAAETALPTPAPGIQLAVATYSYWHFRGPKVSVETVIDRANRLGLAGVDILHRQMDLPEKEPLTAAHRAYLASLKRHAFRNGVSLCCLSIHQDFVDPDPAVRRQQVEHTRKCIEIAAALGVPVLRINSGRWNTIASFDDLMKARGVEPVLPGYTEDDGFAWCVECLEQCLPDAARAGVMLAVENHWGLTRTPEGLLRIAREVTSPWFGLLLDTGNFLEDPYDKLAALASKAVFIQAKTYPGGGEWYTLDLDYPRIARILRDAGYKGWVSLEMEGKADPEAAVPESIRMLREAFAIC; from the coding sequence ATGAACACTGCCCGACGTCACTTCCTGCAAACGGCGGCCACGGCGACCGGTGCCGCCCTGATGTCCGCCGGAGCGCGGGCCGCCGAAACCGCTCTCCCCACGCCCGCCCCCGGCATCCAACTGGCCGTTGCCACCTATTCCTACTGGCATTTCCGCGGGCCGAAGGTGTCTGTGGAAACCGTCATTGACCGGGCCAACCGTCTCGGCCTCGCCGGTGTGGACATCCTCCACCGGCAAATGGACCTGCCGGAAAAAGAGCCGCTCACTGCGGCCCACCGGGCGTACCTCGCCTCCCTCAAGCGCCACGCGTTCCGCAACGGCGTCAGCCTGTGCTGCCTCAGCATCCACCAGGATTTTGTGGACCCGGATCCGGCGGTGCGCCGACAGCAGGTCGAGCACACCCGCAAATGCATCGAGATCGCGGCCGCGCTGGGCGTCCCGGTGCTCCGCATCAATTCCGGACGCTGGAACACCATCGCCAGTTTCGACGACCTGATGAAGGCGCGGGGAGTGGAACCGGTGCTGCCGGGCTATACGGAGGACGACGGCTTCGCGTGGTGTGTGGAGTGCCTGGAGCAGTGCCTGCCGGACGCCGCCCGCGCGGGGGTGATGCTCGCCGTGGAGAATCACTGGGGGCTCACCCGGACACCCGAGGGCCTCCTGCGGATCGCCCGGGAGGTGACATCCCCGTGGTTTGGCCTGCTGCTGGATACCGGGAATTTCCTGGAGGATCCGTACGACAAGCTGGCCGCCCTTGCCTCGAAGGCGGTGTTCATCCAGGCCAAGACCTATCCCGGAGGCGGCGAATGGTACACGCTCGATCTCGATTATCCGCGCATCGCCCGAATTCTTCGCGACGCCGGATACAAGGGCTGGGTCTCCCTCGAAATGGAGGGCAAGGCCGACCCCGAGGCGGCCGTGCCGGAAAGCATTCGGATGCTCCGGGAGGCCTTCGCGATCTGCTGA
- a CDS encoding sigma-70 family RNA polymerase sigma factor, whose product MPAHEFRNDLFPDLDRRAMRRLAEGDDTAMGELMERHGASIYNYLVRLLGDEAQARDLAQETFVRVFRARETFRSDANFCAWVFTIAGNLGRNHLRWRQRHPETPLDSLTTRDNRPPEEVLPGPARTPSDAAATAEIGEAVRRAIEGLSPEMREAVLLVDYHGKTVKETAEIVRVPPRTVESRLYHARRILRDRLCRWAPHGPRGAHAREGPGRRPGLPGLATGAEDAATGGIVTVS is encoded by the coding sequence ATGCCAGCGCACGAGTTCCGTAACGACCTGTTCCCGGATCTGGACCGGAGGGCCATGCGCCGGCTTGCGGAGGGCGACGACACCGCCATGGGTGAACTGATGGAGCGCCACGGGGCTTCCATCTACAACTACCTCGTGCGACTGCTCGGCGACGAGGCGCAGGCCCGCGACCTGGCTCAGGAAACGTTCGTCCGCGTGTTCCGGGCTCGGGAGACCTTCCGCTCGGATGCCAATTTCTGCGCCTGGGTGTTCACCATCGCGGGCAACCTCGGGCGCAACCATCTCCGGTGGCGCCAGCGGCATCCCGAGACGCCATTGGATTCGCTGACCACGCGGGACAACCGGCCGCCCGAGGAGGTCCTGCCGGGGCCGGCGCGGACGCCTTCCGATGCCGCCGCCACCGCGGAGATCGGCGAGGCGGTCCGCAGGGCCATCGAGGGGTTGAGCCCGGAAATGCGCGAAGCGGTGCTGCTCGTGGATTATCACGGCAAGACCGTGAAGGAGACCGCCGAGATCGTCCGGGTGCCGCCCCGCACCGTGGAATCCCGATTGTATCATGCCCGGCGGATCCTTCGCGACCGGCTTTGCCGCTGGGCGCCCCACGGACCACGCGGCGCCCACGCCCGGGAAGGTCCCGGTCGAAGGCCCGGTCTCCCCGGGCTGGCCACCGGAGCAGAGGACGCGGCCACCGGCGGCATCGTCACGGTGTCCTGA
- a CDS encoding altronate dehydratase: MTPLSNVALRLHPDDDVAVARQPLAAGTDILLDGSLIQLPEAVGRGHKLCVRAVREGEAVRKYGQIIGFARCDLRPGDHVHLHNLEARDFPRSAATATDARPLEALPPGSGRTFPGYARPGGRAGTRNYVAVLSSVNCSASVSRYVAGRFSGPEFAREFPGVDGVVAFTHKSGCAMPEDEPTRQLQRVLAGIARHPNIAAFVLIGLGCEVNQVERLVREFRLEPDAPGAVPSAVMTIQAKGGMARTIESGVEAVARLLPAANAMRREPLPVSTLVLALNCGGSDGASGITANPALGVASDALIRHGGTSVLAETPEIYGAEHLLTRRALRPEIAEQLMERIRWWEEHARMHGASIDNNPSVGNKAGGLTTIYEKSLGALAKGGQAPLTAVHRYAEPVPGPGLAFMDTPGFDPVSMTGLVCGGCTVGVFTTGRGSVYGCKPMPCIKVATNTTLYDWMHEDMDLNAGTILDGTETVEEVGRRIFEKILSVAGGERTKSELQGIGDEEFAPWILGPTL; the protein is encoded by the coding sequence GTGACACCGCTTTCGAATGTGGCCCTGCGCCTGCATCCCGACGATGACGTCGCGGTCGCCCGGCAACCGCTGGCCGCGGGCACCGATATCCTGTTGGACGGCTCGTTGATCCAACTCCCGGAAGCCGTTGGCCGCGGCCACAAACTGTGCGTCCGCGCCGTCCGCGAGGGAGAAGCCGTGCGCAAATACGGCCAGATCATCGGCTTTGCGCGATGCGACCTGCGACCCGGGGATCACGTCCACCTGCACAATCTGGAGGCCCGCGATTTCCCCAGGAGCGCCGCCACCGCGACCGACGCCCGCCCGCTGGAGGCCCTCCCGCCGGGATCGGGACGTACCTTCCCCGGCTATGCGCGCCCCGGAGGGCGCGCCGGCACGCGGAACTATGTCGCGGTCCTCTCCAGTGTGAACTGCTCGGCGTCGGTGTCGCGCTATGTGGCTGGACGCTTCAGCGGGCCGGAGTTTGCCCGGGAGTTCCCGGGCGTGGACGGCGTGGTGGCGTTCACCCACAAAAGCGGCTGTGCCATGCCCGAGGATGAACCCACGCGCCAGCTTCAACGGGTGCTGGCCGGCATTGCACGTCATCCCAACATCGCCGCCTTCGTGCTCATCGGACTGGGCTGCGAGGTGAACCAGGTCGAGCGGCTCGTCCGGGAATTCCGACTCGAACCCGACGCCCCCGGGGCGGTGCCGTCCGCCGTGATGACCATCCAGGCCAAAGGTGGCATGGCGCGAACGATCGAGTCGGGCGTCGAGGCCGTCGCGCGCCTCCTGCCCGCCGCAAATGCCATGCGCCGCGAACCCTTGCCCGTCTCGACACTGGTGCTGGCCCTGAACTGTGGCGGTTCCGATGGCGCCAGCGGCATCACCGCCAACCCGGCGCTCGGCGTGGCCAGTGACGCCCTGATCCGGCATGGCGGCACCAGCGTGCTGGCCGAAACCCCGGAGATCTACGGGGCGGAGCACCTGCTCACCCGACGCGCCCTCCGCCCGGAGATCGCGGAACAGTTGATGGAGCGGATCCGCTGGTGGGAGGAACATGCCCGGATGCACGGTGCCTCGATTGACAACAACCCAAGCGTTGGCAACAAGGCCGGAGGCCTGACCACCATCTACGAGAAGAGCCTTGGGGCACTTGCCAAGGGTGGGCAGGCACCCCTGACGGCCGTCCATCGGTACGCGGAGCCGGTTCCGGGTCCGGGCCTCGCCTTCATGGACACCCCCGGATTTGATCCCGTGAGCATGACCGGACTGGTTTGCGGTGGCTGTACGGTCGGGGTGTTCACCACCGGACGGGGCAGCGTGTATGGCTGCAAGCCGATGCCGTGCATCAAGGTCGCGACCAACACCACCCTGTACGACTGGATGCACGAAGACATGGACCTGAATGCAGGGACGATTCTGGATGGCACCGAGACGGTCGAGGAGGTTGGACGGCGGATCTTCGAGAAGATCCTTTCGGTCGCCGGCGGAGAGCGCACGAAGAGCGAACTCCAGGGCATCGGCGACGAGGAATTCGCCCCCTGGATTCTGGGTCCCACGCTGTGA
- a CDS encoding PilT/PilU family type 4a pilus ATPase, giving the protein MEQVLPGTRLSRLLSWCEARRASDLHMRTGLPHRIRVDGRLETVRVEDFAPLDSLALNSWLLDCFSGELVTRVLREREFDASFYHGEVRYRANFSKQRGSQSCSFRLVPQHRMKLEDLQLPDSLLDLLDDPRGLVLVTGPTGQGKSTTLRALLQQMNEHSARRIVTVEDPIEYVFTDESSHFEQREVGIDTATFADGIRNAMRQDPNVIFVGEIRDRDSIWAAMQAAETGHLVMTTLHADSVAQAIGRIREFYPADEKDNISSLLSRNLNAIICQRLIPNVEGTRTPCLELLRRDAGVQEAIRENELHVLTGIIESANHVGMHSFDQYLQELLAAGIVSEEVARTYAINRQRLDLALRGIVMSQPILEPDPNR; this is encoded by the coding sequence ATGGAACAGGTTCTCCCAGGCACACGGTTGTCGCGTCTGCTGAGCTGGTGCGAGGCCAGGCGCGCCTCGGACCTGCATATGCGGACCGGGCTGCCGCACCGGATCCGGGTGGACGGCCGGCTGGAGACGGTTCGGGTCGAGGACTTCGCGCCGTTGGATTCCCTGGCGCTGAATTCGTGGCTGCTGGACTGCTTCTCCGGGGAACTGGTGACCCGGGTGCTCCGTGAGCGGGAATTCGACGCGAGTTTCTACCACGGCGAGGTCCGCTACCGGGCCAACTTCAGCAAACAGCGCGGCAGCCAGTCGTGTTCCTTCCGCCTGGTGCCCCAGCACCGGATGAAGCTGGAGGATTTGCAGCTGCCCGACTCCCTGCTGGACCTGCTGGACGACCCGCGCGGCCTCGTGCTGGTCACCGGGCCGACGGGCCAGGGGAAGAGCACCACCCTGCGCGCCCTGCTGCAGCAGATGAACGAGCACTCGGCCCGGCGCATCGTGACCGTGGAGGATCCCATCGAGTACGTGTTCACCGATGAGAGTTCGCATTTCGAGCAGCGCGAGGTGGGCATTGACACGGCGACCTTCGCCGACGGCATTCGGAACGCGATGCGGCAGGATCCAAACGTGATCTTCGTTGGTGAGATTCGCGACCGCGACAGCATCTGGGCCGCGATGCAGGCGGCGGAAACGGGTCACCTGGTGATGACCACGCTGCATGCCGATTCGGTGGCCCAGGCCATCGGGCGGATCCGGGAATTCTACCCCGCGGATGAGAAGGACAACATCAGCTCGCTGCTGTCGCGCAACCTGAACGCGATCATCTGTCAGCGCCTGATTCCAAACGTGGAGGGCACCCGGACGCCCTGCCTGGAGCTGCTCCGTCGCGACGCCGGGGTCCAGGAGGCGATCCGGGAGAACGAACTCCATGTGCTGACCGGCATCATCGAATCGGCCAACCATGTGGGCATGCACTCCTTTGACCAGTACCTCCAGGAACTGCTGGCGGCGGGCATCGTGTCCGAGGAGGTGGCCCGCACCTACGCCATCAACCGCCAGCGGCTGGATCTGGCCCTCCGCGGCATCGTGATGTCCCAGCCGATCCTGGAGCCCGACCCCAACCGCTGA
- a CDS encoding DUF2237 domain-containing protein: MPTNVLGGPLAPCCQSPMTGFYRDGYCRTGRGDHGLHTVCARMTAAFLEFTRSQGNDLSTPVPELQFPGLQPGDRWCLCVARWQQSLAAGCAPPVILEATHESALEFVTLEELKANAIPR, translated from the coding sequence ATGCCGACCAACGTGCTGGGAGGGCCGCTGGCGCCCTGCTGTCAGTCGCCGATGACAGGATTTTACCGGGACGGCTACTGCCGGACGGGCCGCGGGGACCATGGCCTCCACACCGTCTGCGCCCGCATGACGGCGGCGTTCCTGGAGTTCACACGCTCCCAGGGAAATGACCTGAGCACTCCAGTGCCCGAACTCCAGTTCCCGGGATTACAGCCCGGTGATCGGTGGTGTCTGTGCGTCGCGCGATGGCAGCAAAGCCTCGCCGCGGGCTGCGCCCCGCCGGTGATCCTTGAAGCCACTCACGAATCCGCCCTGGAATTTGTGACCCTCGAGGAACTGAAGGCCAACGCCATCCCGCGCTGA
- a CDS encoding SMP-30/gluconolactonase/LRE family protein → MAANQFPFKFPQVPSVLIAGCLLASGLVLGLGLAADDGVVAPGATLKKLGDGYLFTEGPAADAHGNVYFTDQPNDRIVRWDAATGTFTDWLRPAGRANGMAFDRAGNLLACADDRNELWSISPDRQIGVLVRDHDGKLLNGPNDLWIHPDGQVYFTDPLYRRPYWKRDPAPQQAGQYVYLLKPGGTPQPVATDLKQPNGIIGTPDGRTLYVADIGAGRTYAYAIGPDGQLMDKRLFCELGSDGMTLDVEGNVYLTGRGVSVFNAEGRKIEQVDVPEGWTANVTFGGADRDLLFITAGPAVYGIKTRVKGVR, encoded by the coding sequence ATGGCCGCAAACCAATTCCCATTCAAGTTCCCTCAGGTCCCTTCCGTTCTGATTGCGGGTTGCCTGCTGGCGTCGGGCCTGGTCCTGGGCCTGGGCCTGGCAGCCGACGACGGCGTTGTGGCCCCGGGCGCGACCCTGAAAAAACTCGGTGACGGCTACCTGTTCACCGAGGGCCCCGCCGCGGACGCGCACGGCAACGTCTACTTCACCGACCAGCCCAACGACCGGATCGTCCGCTGGGACGCCGCGACCGGCACCTTCACGGACTGGCTGCGACCGGCAGGCCGTGCCAACGGCATGGCCTTTGACCGGGCAGGCAACCTGCTGGCGTGCGCAGACGACAGGAACGAGCTGTGGTCCATTTCCCCCGACCGGCAGATCGGCGTTCTGGTGCGCGACCACGACGGCAAACTGCTCAACGGCCCCAACGACCTCTGGATTCATCCGGACGGCCAGGTGTATTTCACTGACCCGCTCTACCGGCGTCCCTACTGGAAACGCGACCCGGCCCCGCAGCAGGCCGGACAGTACGTGTATCTGTTGAAGCCCGGCGGCACGCCCCAACCCGTGGCCACCGACCTCAAGCAGCCGAACGGCATCATCGGCACGCCGGATGGCCGGACGCTCTACGTCGCGGACATCGGGGCGGGACGCACCTACGCGTATGCGATCGGTCCGGACGGGCAACTGATGGACAAGCGCCTGTTCTGCGAGTTGGGATCGGACGGCATGACCCTGGACGTCGAGGGGAATGTGTACCTCACCGGTCGCGGGGTCTCGGTGTTCAACGCGGAGGGCCGCAAGATCGAACAGGTGGATGTCCCCGAGGGCTGGACCGCCAACGTCACCTTTGGAGGCGCCGATCGCGACCTGCTCTTCATCACCGCGGGACCCGCCGTTTACGGCATCAAGACGCGGGTGAAAGGAGTCCGATGA